The following are encoded in a window of Candidatus Fluviicola riflensis genomic DNA:
- a CDS encoding cytosol nonspecific dipeptidase (catalyzes the hydrolysis of Xaa-His dipeptides): protein MEVRNLEPNALWNHFADLNAVPRPSKKEERVIQFMKDFGQSLGLETIEDHIGNVIIKKPATAGMEDRQTIVMQSHLDMVHQKNETTVFDFDTQGIEMLVDGDWVRAKGTTLGADNGIGVAAIMSVLASKEIAHPAIEALFTIDEETGMTGAMKIDPKNISGTILLNLDTEDDDELSIGCAGGIDTNTSMKLGLEPVNQGSVVYEIKLRGLLGGHSGMDIHLGRANANKCMNRLLYHLVSLVDLQLIGLEGGSLRNAIPRESTVIIAVPKDDKAAFMAAYEAFTQTINSEYVSIETEMTWTITETSTDLKAVVHADFERILNAIYAVPNGVFRMSPDIAGLVEASTSLAKISLADGKLTTQSLQRSSVESTKADVANAVRAAFESAGSAVVQNGEYPGWQPNPNSAILTVMADLYRTKFKDEPQIKACHAGLECGILGDHFPGMDMISFGPNIRGAHSPDECVQVSSVQKFWSYLLDVLQAIPAKTN, encoded by the coding sequence ATGGAAGTAAGAAACCTTGAACCCAACGCATTGTGGAATCACTTTGCCGATTTAAATGCCGTGCCGCGACCTTCTAAAAAAGAAGAGCGTGTGATTCAATTCATGAAGGATTTCGGGCAGTCGCTCGGGTTGGAAACAATTGAAGATCATATTGGTAATGTGATTATCAAAAAACCGGCTACCGCTGGAATGGAAGATCGTCAAACCATCGTGATGCAATCGCATTTGGATATGGTGCACCAGAAAAATGAAACCACCGTGTTTGATTTTGACACACAAGGAATCGAAATGCTGGTTGACGGTGACTGGGTTCGCGCAAAAGGAACAACACTCGGTGCCGATAACGGAATCGGAGTTGCAGCAATCATGTCGGTTTTGGCTTCGAAAGAAATTGCTCACCCGGCGATTGAGGCACTTTTCACCATCGATGAAGAAACCGGAATGACCGGGGCGATGAAAATAGATCCGAAGAATATTTCCGGAACCATTTTGTTGAACCTCGACACTGAAGACGATGATGAATTGTCGATCGGATGTGCAGGCGGAATCGACACCAATACTTCAATGAAACTTGGATTAGAGCCTGTAAATCAGGGTTCTGTTGTTTATGAAATAAAACTGCGCGGTTTATTGGGCGGACATTCCGGAATGGACATTCACCTCGGAAGAGCGAATGCCAATAAATGCATGAATCGTTTGTTGTATCACCTGGTTTCACTGGTTGATTTGCAACTCATCGGATTGGAAGGTGGAAGCTTGCGCAACGCCATTCCGCGTGAATCGACAGTGATTATTGCTGTTCCAAAAGACGATAAAGCTGCTTTCATGGCTGCTTACGAAGCTTTTACGCAAACAATTAACTCAGAATATGTTTCGATTGAAACCGAAATGACCTGGACGATCACCGAAACTTCCACTGATTTAAAAGCAGTTGTTCATGCTGATTTTGAACGCATTCTGAATGCTATTTATGCAGTTCCGAACGGCGTTTTCAGAATGAGTCCGGATATCGCAGGTTTAGTGGAGGCGTCAACAAGTCTGGCGAAAATCAGCCTTGCGGATGGTAAATTAACCACGCAATCTTTGCAACGCAGCTCGGTTGAGTCAACCAAAGCCGATGTGGCCAATGCGGTTCGTGCTGCGTTTGAAAGTGCAGGGAGTGCAGTGGTTCAAAACGGGGAATACCCGGGCTGGCAACCGAATCCAAATTCAGCGATCCTGACTGTGATGGCTGATTTGTATCGTACGAAATTCAAAGATGAACCACAGATCAAAGCTTGTCACGCCGGTTTGGAGTGCGGAATCCTGGGTGATCATTTTCCGGGAATGGATATGATTTCTTTCGGTCCGAATATTCGCGGAGCGCATTCACCGGATGAATGTGTACAGGTTTCATCGGTACAGAAATTCTGGTCGTACTTATTGGATGTATTACAGGCTATTCCTGCAAAAACCAATTGA
- a CDS encoding tRNA 2-thiouridine(34) synthase MnmA: MKRVVVGLSGGVDSSVSAYLLQQEGYEVIGLFMRNWHDESVTLSNDCPWIDDSNDALLVAEHLGIPFQVLDLSHEYKERIVDYMFSEYQAGRTPNPDVLCNREIKFDVFLKAALELGADFVATGHYCRKETTEDGIHHLLAGKDPGKDQSYFLCQLSQEQLSRALFPIGTLQKHEVRAIAKEIGLVTADKKDSQGLCFVGKISLPEFLQQKLEIKKGNVIEIEDSIDQFSTYHSLERTPENIELLSAPFEFKPAMGTRVEEHIGAHYYTIGQRKGLHIGGRPHPSFVIGIDTTENVVYSGQKEDHPGLNRWALFIQPDEIHYINPTHTLKIGDSVEYMVRIRYRQALQKATLIRKETGLYILFDQIQRGITPGQFAAWYQNDELIGSGIIAH; this comes from the coding sequence ATGAAACGAGTGGTAGTTGGTTTATCGGGCGGAGTAGATTCCAGTGTAAGTGCTTATTTGCTGCAACAGGAAGGTTATGAGGTAATTGGATTGTTCATGCGCAACTGGCACGATGAAAGCGTTACCTTATCCAACGATTGCCCATGGATCGATGACTCCAACGACGCGTTGTTAGTAGCGGAACACCTGGGGATTCCTTTCCAGGTACTGGATCTTAGCCACGAATACAAAGAACGTATTGTTGACTACATGTTCAGCGAATACCAGGCCGGACGCACACCCAATCCGGATGTATTATGCAACCGCGAGATCAAATTCGATGTATTCCTGAAAGCTGCACTGGAACTGGGTGCCGATTTTGTCGCTACAGGCCATTACTGTCGCAAGGAAACCACTGAAGATGGTATCCATCACTTATTAGCCGGAAAAGATCCGGGAAAAGATCAATCGTACTTCCTGTGTCAATTGTCTCAGGAGCAGCTTTCAAGAGCGCTCTTCCCTATCGGCACGCTTCAAAAACACGAAGTCCGCGCTATCGCCAAAGAAATCGGACTGGTTACAGCTGACAAAAAAGACTCGCAGGGACTGTGCTTTGTCGGAAAAATAAGCTTACCTGAATTTCTTCAACAGAAGCTTGAGATAAAAAAGGGTAATGTTATTGAAATTGAGGATTCTATTGATCAATTCAGCACCTATCATTCACTGGAGAGGACTCCTGAAAATATAGAATTATTAAGCGCTCCGTTTGAGTTTAAACCTGCAATGGGAACCCGTGTTGAAGAACATATCGGCGCGCATTATTACACCATTGGACAACGAAAAGGATTACATATCGGCGGAAGGCCACATCCATCATTTGTAATTGGAATCGATACGACTGAAAATGTGGTGTATAGCGGACAGAAAGAAGATCATCCTGGTTTAAATCGTTGGGCACTTTTCATACAGCCTGATGAGATTCATTATATCAATCCGACACACACGCTTAAAATCGGTGATTCGGTTGAATACATGGTGCGAATCCGCTACAGGCAAGCACTTCAAAAAGCAACACTTATTCGCAAAGAAACAGGTTTGTATATCTTATTCGACCAGATCCAGCGCGGAATTACTCCCGGACAGTTTGCGGCCTGGTACCAAAACGATGAATTGATCGGATCAGGGATTATTGCTCATTAG